The Poseidonibacter antarcticus genome includes a region encoding these proteins:
- a CDS encoding FdhF/YdeP family oxidoreductase, with product MKNQHVNVKSAGGWGALLSSGKFLMREDFFKGSKTLFNLNQTRGFDCPGCAWPDPKPNERSMTEFCENGVKAIAFETTNKRASKEFFSANTVSQLNKLDVYTITNKGRLTEPFYYNKQNDKYEAISWEDAFSVVSKHLKNLDKPDDAIFYTSGRTSNEAAFLYQLMGRMLGTNNFPDCSNMCHESSGVGMIESIGVGKGTVSLEDFDKAELIMLFGQNPGTNHPRMLSELQKAAKRGAKIVSINPLKEAGLVSFVHPQNISQMITNNPTPISTHYYQVRMGSDMALIQAIVKYILENHSDSIDEDFIKTHTSGFEEYKKTILAKQWDPLLAETSLSKEDIIEISELYISSEKTICCWAMGLTQHEHGVATIEEVINLLLIKGNIGKEGAGACPVRGHSNVQGDRTVGISEAPKEEFLKKIDSVFNFKSPRSHGVDVVHAIKVMHKEKNKVFIGLGGNFADAAPDTRFTYEALRACSLTVHISTHLNKSHLICGKEALILPCLGRTELDIQQNGVQCLTVEDSMSMVHSSKGRNKPASLYLKSEPAIIAGIANATLGNEKVDFLDLISDYSKIREKIEEVLPSFISYNDSIENKNGLELYNNAKNKIWETATKKANFIINKTPNLILKQKHLALMTIRSHDQFNTTVYDTNDRYRGITNKRRIIFLNEIDINKLGFKNGDIVDIKSHSKDGIKREVLNFEVVSYDIKQGCAAAYFPEATPLVSLNDFDNKSFTPSYKFIDITLERVII from the coding sequence ATGAAAAATCAACATGTAAATGTTAAATCGGCTGGAGGATGGGGCGCATTATTGTCTTCTGGAAAGTTTTTAATGAGAGAAGACTTTTTTAAAGGTTCTAAAACATTATTTAATTTAAACCAAACAAGAGGATTTGATTGTCCAGGTTGTGCTTGGCCTGATCCAAAACCTAATGAACGATCAATGACAGAATTTTGTGAGAATGGTGTTAAAGCAATAGCTTTTGAAACAACGAATAAAAGAGCTTCAAAAGAGTTCTTTTCTGCTAATACAGTTTCCCAATTAAATAAACTCGATGTATATACTATAACAAATAAAGGTCGTTTAACTGAACCTTTTTATTATAATAAACAAAATGATAAATATGAGGCCATATCATGGGAAGATGCATTCTCAGTAGTTTCAAAACATTTGAAAAATTTAGATAAGCCTGATGATGCAATATTTTATACATCAGGAAGAACAAGTAATGAAGCAGCTTTTTTATATCAATTAATGGGAAGAATGCTTGGAACAAATAATTTTCCTGATTGTTCGAATATGTGTCATGAAAGCTCTGGTGTAGGTATGATTGAATCAATTGGAGTTGGAAAAGGTACAGTATCTTTAGAAGATTTTGATAAAGCGGAATTAATAATGCTTTTTGGACAAAATCCAGGAACGAATCATCCAAGAATGCTAAGTGAATTACAAAAAGCAGCAAAAAGGGGAGCTAAAATAGTTTCGATTAATCCTTTAAAAGAGGCTGGATTAGTATCTTTTGTTCATCCCCAAAATATTAGCCAAATGATTACAAATAATCCTACGCCAATTAGTACGCACTATTATCAAGTAAGAATGGGTAGTGATATGGCTTTGATTCAAGCAATTGTAAAATATATACTTGAAAATCATTCTGATAGCATAGATGAAGATTTTATTAAAACACATACTTCTGGATTTGAAGAATATAAAAAAACAATTCTAGCAAAACAATGGGATCCTTTACTTGCTGAAACATCTTTAAGTAAAGAAGATATTATTGAAATTAGTGAACTTTATATATCTTCAGAAAAAACAATATGTTGTTGGGCAATGGGATTAACACAACACGAGCATGGTGTTGCAACTATTGAAGAAGTCATAAATTTATTATTAATCAAAGGTAATATTGGGAAAGAAGGAGCAGGGGCATGTCCTGTTAGAGGGCATAGTAATGTTCAAGGAGATAGAACTGTTGGGATTAGTGAAGCACCCAAAGAAGAGTTTTTAAAGAAAATTGATAGTGTGTTTAACTTTAAAAGTCCACGAAGTCATGGGGTAGATGTAGTTCATGCAATTAAAGTAATGCATAAAGAAAAAAATAAAGTATTTATAGGTCTTGGTGGAAATTTTGCAGATGCAGCACCTGATACAAGATTTACATATGAAGCTTTAAGAGCTTGTTCTTTAACTGTTCATATTTCAACTCATTTAAATAAGAGTCATTTAATTTGTGGAAAAGAAGCTTTAATTTTACCTTGTTTAGGAAGAACAGAATTAGATATTCAACAAAATGGTGTTCAATGTTTAACTGTTGAAGATTCAATGAGTATGGTTCACTCTTCAAAAGGAAGAAATAAGCCAGCTTCTTTATATTTAAAATCTGAACCTGCTATTATTGCAGGAATTGCTAATGCAACTTTAGGAAATGAAAAAGTAGATTTTTTAGATTTAATTAGTGATTATAGTAAAATTAGAGAAAAGATTGAGGAAGTTTTACCTTCATTTATTTCTTATAATGATTCAATTGAAAATAAAAATGGTCTTGAATTATATAATAATGCAAAGAATAAAATTTGGGAAACAGCAACAAAAAAAGCAAACTTCATTATAAATAAAACACCTAATCTTATTTTAAAACAAAAGCATCTTGCTTTAATGACAATTAGATCCCATGATCAGTTTAATACTACAGTTTATGATACAAATGATAGATATAGAGGAATAACAAATAAAAGAAGAATTATCTTTTTAAATGAAATAGATATTAATAAACTTGGTTTTAAAAATGGAGATATAGTAGATATTAAATCTCATAGTAAAGATGGAATAAAAAGAGAGGTCTTAAACTTTGAAGTAGTATCTTATGATATTAAGCAAGGATGTGCTGCAGCATATTTCCCTGAAGCTACTCCTTTAGTTTCTCTTAATGATTTTGATAATAAAAGTTTTACACCGTCATATAAATTTATTGATATAACTTTAGAAAGAGTAATTATTTAA
- a CDS encoding bacteriohemerythrin: MNTVDIFPWNEHFNTGLSIVDKQHKKLVKILNSLASHIACNSNENDLNIIFDELTEYTLYHFKTEEAIWHKYLPNDPLDNNHQAIHQQFIDTVVKLKEEQNTRPLIELAEEALGFLARWLASHILETDRYMAYLIFALKDGLPLNEAKQLAEVKMTGSTRLLIDIILSIYNILSTNTLHLMRELKTHQKLEEKVNNQDRYKDMLLELSTDFINLPLDKIDHNINKALEKMANFVGADRAYIFNYDYKLFTTTNTYEWCGKGILPQIKQLQNISMSSILHWSKVHAKGEYILIQNVDALEQGTLRDILIPQKIKSLVTFPLFENLECKGFVGFDMVKRIHTFTTSEISILEIFSKLLSNIAQRKHNESILSNERSFLKTIFQVIPDLIWVKDANGVYLTCNYRFEDLFGAKETDIIGKTDYDFIDKSLADLYKISDKEVLKTGKSCINEEKVYFNNDGHEEIVQTTKVPLYNKEGEINRVMGISRNITSMKKIQKELEYKEHYQRALLDNFPFMVWLKDEQSHFLAINKPMAKACGYNETKDLIGKTDYDIWTKELAYLYTKDDKEVLLSGKSKIVEEPIKMPEKEIWVETYKSPVSINDQVFGTVGFSRDITDRKELEQKLIKERNLFEHYLNTVESIIVSLDTKGHIKLVNRKACELLGYTSEELIGQQWFEMCIDQPEGIQEVYHIFKELIAGKIEGNEYYENNILTKSQKKHLVAWHNSYIKDEDQNIIGVLSSGEDITLLKEQQRRLEHMAHFDTLTNLPNRILLSDRLNQGILYTKRNKTFLAIIYLDLDGFKEINDTYGHSNGDILLKVISNRIREILRESDTIARLGGDEFAIVLQDQKNKQDCIPLLNRILNVVSTPISYKNIIMKVSASIGVTFFNQNDTIDADQLLRQADHAMYQAKVAGKNRFHIFDVIEDKNLRNYNENLDAIEHALNNNEFIIYYQPKVNMRTGKFLGVEALIRWNHPQKGILSPSDFLPSIENHKLYIKLDSWVIKNVVEQIQKWKNQEINIIVSINISPLKLQENNFINNLQDLLSNYPDVKTSDFTFEILETSALEDIQHISYIMTECNKIGIDFLLDDFGTGYSSLSYLKSLPAKQLKIDKSFVRDMLDDIDDMAILEGIISLSSAFRREVIAEGVENIEQGKMLLRLGCEEAQGYIIAKPMPEEELLYWIKNWIPYSQWKDIKPFSRDDIPILYAITEHKIWIKDLISYIKEESILPPELNYKECRFGIWLYNQEKKERMKKEDFKKIEDLHIKVHTNVATIIGEYRDQSKKDTQLVIQEIIRCRDEFLVEFKKLFLLE; this comes from the coding sequence TTGAATACTGTCGACATTTTCCCTTGGAATGAGCATTTTAATACTGGACTTAGTATTGTTGATAAACAACACAAGAAATTAGTGAAAATTCTAAATTCATTAGCAAGTCATATTGCTTGCAATTCAAACGAAAATGATTTAAACATTATATTTGATGAATTAACAGAATATACTCTCTATCATTTTAAAACTGAAGAAGCTATATGGCATAAATATTTACCTAATGATCCTCTTGACAATAATCATCAAGCTATACACCAACAATTTATTGACACTGTAGTAAAATTAAAAGAAGAACAAAATACAAGACCTTTAATTGAACTTGCAGAAGAAGCATTAGGATTTTTAGCACGTTGGTTAGCTTCTCATATTTTAGAAACTGATCGATATATGGCATATTTAATTTTTGCTTTAAAAGATGGCCTTCCCTTGAATGAAGCAAAACAATTAGCAGAAGTAAAGATGACTGGTTCAACTCGTTTACTTATTGATATTATATTATCTATATATAATATTCTTTCTACTAATACTTTACACTTAATGCGTGAGCTAAAAACTCATCAAAAGCTTGAAGAAAAAGTTAATAATCAAGATCGATATAAAGACATGCTTTTAGAACTATCAACAGATTTTATTAATTTGCCATTAGATAAAATTGATCATAATATTAATAAAGCATTAGAAAAAATGGCAAATTTTGTAGGTGCTGATCGTGCATATATTTTTAATTATGATTATAAACTCTTTACTACTACAAATACTTATGAATGGTGTGGGAAAGGAATTCTACCTCAAATTAAACAATTACAAAATATTTCAATGAGTTCTATTTTACATTGGTCTAAAGTTCATGCTAAGGGTGAATATATTTTAATTCAAAATGTAGATGCACTTGAACAAGGTACTTTACGTGATATATTAATTCCTCAAAAAATAAAAAGTCTTGTTACTTTCCCTCTCTTTGAAAATTTAGAATGTAAAGGTTTTGTAGGCTTTGATATGGTAAAAAGAATACATACTTTTACTACAAGTGAAATCTCAATACTAGAAATTTTCAGTAAACTACTTAGTAATATTGCACAAAGAAAACATAATGAATCTATACTTTCAAATGAACGTAGTTTTCTTAAGACAATTTTCCAAGTAATTCCAGACCTTATTTGGGTAAAAGATGCAAATGGGGTTTATCTTACTTGTAATTATCGTTTTGAAGATTTATTTGGTGCTAAAGAAACTGATATTATTGGAAAAACTGATTATGATTTTATAGATAAATCCTTAGCAGATTTGTATAAAATAAGTGATAAAGAAGTACTCAAGACTGGTAAGTCTTGTATAAATGAAGAAAAAGTTTATTTTAACAATGATGGTCATGAAGAAATAGTACAAACAACAAAGGTTCCCTTATATAATAAAGAAGGGGAAATTAATAGAGTTATGGGTATTTCAAGAAACATTACTTCAATGAAAAAAATTCAAAAAGAACTTGAATATAAAGAACATTATCAACGTGCACTTTTAGATAATTTTCCCTTTATGGTTTGGTTAAAAGATGAACAAAGTCATTTCTTAGCAATCAATAAACCTATGGCAAAAGCTTGTGGATATAATGAAACAAAAGATCTCATAGGTAAAACAGATTATGATATTTGGACAAAAGAACTTGCTTATTTATATACTAAGGATGATAAAGAAGTTTTATTATCTGGAAAATCAAAAATTGTAGAAGAACCAATTAAAATGCCTGAAAAAGAAATATGGGTAGAAACTTATAAGTCACCCGTTAGTATTAATGATCAAGTTTTTGGTACAGTTGGCTTTTCAAGAGATATAACAGATAGAAAGGAACTTGAACAAAAACTCATAAAAGAGAGAAACCTTTTTGAGCATTATCTTAATACGGTTGAATCAATTATTGTTTCATTAGATACAAAAGGTCACATTAAATTAGTTAATCGAAAAGCATGTGAACTTCTAGGCTATACTTCAGAAGAACTAATAGGACAGCAATGGTTTGAAATGTGTATAGATCAACCAGAAGGAATACAAGAAGTTTATCACATTTTTAAAGAATTAATAGCTGGTAAAATAGAAGGGAATGAATATTATGAAAATAATATTTTAACAAAGTCTCAAAAGAAACATCTAGTTGCTTGGCATAATTCTTATATTAAGGATGAAGATCAGAATATAATAGGTGTCTTAAGTTCGGGAGAAGATATCACTTTATTAAAAGAACAGCAAAGACGTCTTGAACATATGGCTCATTTTGATACACTTACAAACCTTCCTAACCGAATACTCTTATCAGATAGACTTAATCAAGGAATTTTATATACAAAAAGGAATAAAACATTCTTGGCAATTATCTATTTAGATCTAGATGGATTTAAAGAGATTAATGACACTTATGGACATAGTAATGGAGATATTCTGCTTAAAGTTATATCAAATAGAATTAGAGAAATTCTTCGTGAATCTGATACAATTGCACGTTTAGGAGGAGATGAGTTTGCAATAGTTTTACAAGATCAAAAAAATAAACAAGATTGTATTCCACTATTAAACCGAATTTTAAATGTTGTATCAACTCCTATTTCTTATAAGAATATCATTATGAAAGTCTCTGCAAGTATAGGAGTAACTTTCTTCAATCAAAATGATACAATAGATGCAGACCAACTTCTACGTCAAGCAGATCATGCAATGTATCAAGCCAAAGTAGCAGGTAAAAACCGTTTTCATATTTTTGATGTAATAGAAGATAAAAATCTACGTAATTATAACGAAAATCTTGATGCAATAGAACATGCTTTAAATAATAATGAATTTATTATTTATTATCAACCTAAAGTAAATATGCGTACTGGTAAATTTTTAGGAGTCGAAGCATTAATTCGTTGGAATCACCCACAAAAAGGTATACTCTCACCTTCAGACTTTTTGCCCTCTATTGAAAATCATAAACTTTATATAAAATTAGATTCATGGGTTATTAAAAATGTTGTAGAACAAATCCAAAAATGGAAAAATCAGGAGATTAATATTATAGTTAGTATTAATATTAGTCCTTTAAAATTACAAGAAAATAATTTTATAAATAATCTTCAAGATTTACTAAGTAATTATCCAGATGTTAAAACATCAGATTTTACTTTTGAAATACTTGAAACAAGTGCTCTTGAAGATATACAACATATATCTTATATAATGACAGAATGTAATAAAATTGGTATTGATTTTTTACTCGATGATTTTGGTACTGGTTATTCTTCATTATCTTATCTTAAAAGTCTTCCCGCAAAGCAATTAAAAATTGATAAAAGTTTTGTTAGAGATATGCTTGATGATATAGATGATATGGCTATTTTAGAAGGTATAATAAGTTTATCTAGCGCCTTTCGTCGTGAAGTAATTGCTGAAGGTGTTGAGAATATTGAACAAGGTAAAATGTTGTTGAGATTAGGCTGTGAAGAAGCACAGGGTTATATTATTGCAAAACCAATGCCTGAAGAGGAATTACTATACTGGATAAAAAATTGGATACCTTACTCTCAATGGAAAGATATAAAACCTTTTTCTAGAGATGATATACCAATTCTTTATGCAATTACTGAACACAAAATCTGGATTAAAGATCTTATATCTTACATTAAAGAAGAAAGTATATTGCCCCCTGAATTAAATTATAAAGAATGTAGATTTGGTATATGGTTATATAATCAAGAAAAAAAAGAGCGTATGAAAAAAGAAGACTTTAAAAAAATAGAAGACTTACATATCAAAGTACATACTAATGTAGCTACAATTATTGGGGAATATAGAGATCAATCTAAAAAAGATACCCAATTGGTTATACAAGAAATAATTAGATGTCGTGATGAATTTTTAGTAGAATTTAAAAAGCTTTTTCTTTTAGAGTAA
- a CDS encoding ATP-binding protein, which produces MFTYRKNEINLLEEDFNKPSSSLTFIFGRRKVGKTFLINEYIKNKQALYLTAFETMPSLLINKLKESIDEFFNIKNLEKLESLEKLINYLSKIKIDEKIIIVLENIQELLKIDKTFLIKFSNYWNNYLQKMNIQFIITSAVLPNNFDNLKIAKKVNNVIKLKSLNFNIIKQLYPELNQEDTMYVYSAFGTNPRYLSLYNTQKDFLQNIENTFLNFDSFLYSEGMNIVKKDLGDAITYCSILYAISMGNNKIGNIANFLNLKSSYLTRYMQKLVDLMIVDKTIPINDNPSKSKFGRYEIEDNFLRFWFRYVYINMNNINSNNSHKLLKYLSKDFNENFLSITYKKYVIEVLEEKFESLFNYTPKKTGSWWNNKDLEIDFIGYDSKTITFIDCKWKKDNNIEDDYNDLKTKAKNFDTQLERKYIIFIGK; this is translated from the coding sequence ATGTTTACATACAGAAAAAATGAAATAAATCTTTTAGAAGAGGATTTTAATAAACCTAGTTCAAGTTTAACATTTATTTTCGGAAGAAGAAAAGTCGGAAAAACTTTTTTAATAAATGAATATATAAAAAATAAACAAGCGTTATATTTAACAGCTTTTGAAACTATGCCTTCTTTATTAATAAATAAATTAAAAGAATCAATAGATGAGTTTTTTAATATAAAGAATCTAGAAAAATTAGAATCATTAGAAAAATTAATTAATTATTTATCTAAAATAAAAATAGATGAGAAAATAATTATTGTTTTAGAAAATATTCAAGAACTTTTAAAAATTGATAAAACTTTTTTAATAAAATTTAGTAATTATTGGAATAACTACTTACAAAAAATGAATATCCAATTTATTATTACTTCTGCTGTTTTACCAAATAATTTTGATAACTTAAAAATTGCTAAAAAAGTTAATAATGTAATAAAGTTAAAATCACTGAATTTTAATATAATTAAACAATTATATCCTGAATTAAATCAAGAAGATACTATGTATGTTTATTCTGCTTTTGGGACTAATCCTAGATATCTTAGTTTATATAATACACAAAAAGATTTTCTTCAAAATATAGAAAATACTTTTTTAAATTTTGATAGTTTTTTATATAGTGAAGGAATGAATATAGTAAAAAAAGATTTAGGTGATGCTATTACTTATTGTTCTATTTTATATGCTATATCTATGGGTAATAACAAAATTGGGAATATTGCAAACTTTCTGAACTTGAAATCTTCATATCTTACTAGATATATGCAAAAACTTGTTGATTTAATGATTGTTGATAAGACTATTCCTATAAATGATAATCCATCAAAAAGTAAATTTGGTAGATATGAAATAGAAGATAATTTTTTAAGATTCTGGTTTCGTTATGTCTATATAAATATGAATAATATAAATTCAAATAACAGTCATAAATTACTTAAATATTTAAGCAAAGATTTTAATGAAAATTTTCTTTCTATTACATATAAAAAATATGTAATAGAAGTATTAGAAGAAAAATTTGAGAGTTTATTTAATTATACACCTAAAAAAACTGGTTCATGGTGGAATAATAAAGATTTAGAAATAGATTTTATAGGATATGATTCAAAAACCATAACCTTTATAGATTGTAAATGGAAAAAAGATAATAATATTGAAGATGATTATAATGATTTAAAGACTAAAGCAAAGAATTTTGATACACAATTAGAAAGAAAGTATATTATATTCATTGGAAAGTGA
- a CDS encoding Sua5 YciO YrdC YwlC family protein, translating into MDSSLVYLVQTDTTVGFSSSNDEKLSSVKQRPKSKKILHTVDSFKTLKKYTRIPKKFRKEVRKSTLTTFIYPNQKSFRVINKDKDFYDFIHKFGILYSTSANQTGKKFEHNFAINNSDIIVENKNNFFESSASMIIKINKRVKRVIR; encoded by the coding sequence ATGGATTCTTCACTAGTTTATCTAGTTCAAACAGACACAACAGTAGGCTTTTCATCATCAAATGATGAAAAGCTTTCAAGTGTAAAACAAAGACCAAAATCAAAAAAGATACTTCATACTGTAGACTCTTTTAAGACCTTAAAGAAATATACAAGAATACCTAAAAAATTTAGAAAAGAAGTAAGAAAATCTACTTTAACAACATTTATTTATCCAAATCAAAAATCATTTAGAGTTATAAATAAGGATAAAGATTTTTATGATTTTATACATAAATTTGGGATTTTGTATTCAACTTCTGCTAATCAAACAGGAAAAAAATTTGAACATAATTTTGCAATTAATAATTCGGATATAATTGTAGAAAATAAAAATAATTTTTTTGAGTCTTCTGCTTCAATGATTATAAAGATTAATAAGAGAGTTAAAAGAGTTATTAGGTAG